A portion of the Stigmatella aurantiaca DW4/3-1 genome contains these proteins:
- a CDS encoding glycosyltransferase family 2 protein — protein sequence MELFPIQILFLVVLMNRYILGPLMRRVRGDQFDATNDAYEPTVAIIIPLFNEGEGIYHAIRSLLLQDYPPDKLSIVVVDDCSKDDSYVWALKAAEQHPNVMVMRNPENMGKRKGINRGVRATQSEIIVSVDSDVIVDRGAVRQLVRRFLHPRIAAVGGRTYVTNRHQNWMTRMIEIKFHFAQEWLKDLERGFRSVMCLSGCLTAYRRHVLEELEPILEARSIAGVAIKYGEDRFLTRQIIKAGYETIYTTAAVCFTATPANIAGYFAQQLRWRRSNLVDMLGGLSHAWRLHPVVAVHYVSQFGLLLSYPVVIVHNILTGEFWDILAMHVLTVGIMGFIYRWETRHLPDDQRVPGLSFLPMALMMPITYALFTPLALLTLDSGSWETRGAPAASADTPAPSDTSLMPAPAAEGLST from the coding sequence ATGGAGCTATTTCCCATTCAAATCCTGTTCCTTGTGGTGTTGATGAACCGGTACATCCTGGGGCCGCTCATGCGGCGGGTCCGAGGCGATCAGTTCGATGCGACGAATGATGCCTACGAACCCACGGTGGCCATCATCATCCCGCTCTTCAACGAGGGCGAAGGCATCTATCACGCCATCCGCAGCCTGCTGTTGCAAGATTACCCGCCTGACAAATTGTCGATCGTTGTCGTCGATGATTGCTCCAAGGACGACAGCTATGTCTGGGCACTGAAGGCCGCCGAGCAGCATCCCAACGTCATGGTGATGCGCAACCCGGAGAACATGGGCAAGCGCAAGGGCATCAACCGGGGCGTTCGCGCCACCCAGTCGGAGATCATCGTTTCGGTGGACTCGGATGTCATCGTGGACCGCGGCGCCGTACGGCAGCTCGTCCGCCGGTTCCTCCACCCGCGCATCGCCGCGGTGGGCGGAAGAACCTACGTGACCAACCGTCATCAGAACTGGATGACGCGGATGATCGAGATCAAGTTTCACTTCGCCCAGGAGTGGCTCAAGGATCTGGAGCGGGGTTTCCGCTCGGTGATGTGCCTGTCGGGGTGTCTGACAGCGTACCGCCGCCACGTGCTGGAGGAGCTGGAACCCATCCTGGAAGCGCGCTCCATCGCCGGGGTCGCCATCAAGTATGGCGAGGACCGCTTCCTCACCCGCCAGATCATCAAGGCGGGCTACGAGACCATCTACACCACCGCCGCGGTCTGCTTCACCGCCACCCCGGCCAACATCGCGGGTTACTTCGCACAGCAGCTCCGCTGGCGGCGCTCCAACCTGGTGGACATGTTGGGGGGACTCAGCCACGCCTGGCGGCTGCACCCCGTGGTCGCGGTCCACTATGTTTCCCAGTTTGGGTTGCTGCTCTCCTACCCGGTTGTCATCGTCCACAACATCCTGACTGGTGAGTTCTGGGACATCCTGGCCATGCACGTGCTCACGGTCGGGATCATGGGGTTCATCTACCGCTGGGAAACACGCCACCTGCCTGATGACCAGCGTGTCCCAGGCCTGAGCTTTCTTCCCATGGCCTTGATGATGCCCATCACCTACGCGCTCTTCACGCCCCTGGCGCTGCTGACGCTGGACTCCGGAAGCTGGGAGACGCGGGGCGCTCCCGCCGCGAGTGCGGACACACCGGCCCCCAGCGACACTTCCCTCATGCCTGCTCCCGCCGCGGAGGGCCTCTCCACATGA
- a CDS encoding galactose oxidase-like domain-containing protein produces MGVRVGWAGLLLGLSSGLAVAQPISEVGRWSPLMSWPISATHAHLLHSGKVMFFGEFDEGTQSPRLWDPLANTLTPIPAPPFNIFCAGHSFLEDGRLLITGGHVDSHVGVPDAIIFNPKSGAWDNVPDMNDKRWYPNNTTLANGDVLVLSGETDGEGLFNELPQRYVAATNSWQNLTTAQRKIPYYPHMFLAPNNKLFFSGPWRSSQWLDPDGTGTWFEAPYSHFGGRSYGGHVYFDGKVLAVGGGNPPTETVELIDLNLPSPTWAYQTPMSVARRQHNTTFLPDGKVLVTGGSRLEGFNNAEGAVLFPEVWDPETNVWKKLASNNAYRGYHSSSVLLPDGRVLSAGGRNVRTAEVFEPPYLFQGPRPVISTAPDEIKPGTPFSVGTPSGAQLKKVTLISLASVTHAFDSSQRFLTLPHALTQEGLTVTAPESNVAAPPGPYMLFLISKEGVPSVAKMVMVKKVPPRFTRVLAFSDVWKYDDTNVDRGTSWLSASYNDASWKSGPGQLGYGDGDEGTVLNAMVPAQPSVYFRKKFTLTKQVSAAMLEVLFDDGIQVWINEVPVFSRNMGKGLHFAAFASGSTNNQYIREPLPLASNPFRTGENILTAMVKQVGSSSTDLTFALGLEVETASLPSQDLIQVLSPNGGESWAGGSRATLRWALKSPVPKVDLAFSSDGGTVWTPIAFEVPGEQGTYPWRVPNLQSTQVLVRVSKTGGGSSDVSDAVFSIVRTQIQEP; encoded by the coding sequence ATGGGCGTCAGGGTTGGCTGGGCTGGGTTGCTGCTGGGACTGTCGAGTGGCCTCGCGGTGGCTCAACCCATCTCCGAGGTGGGGCGTTGGTCACCATTGATGTCCTGGCCCATCTCCGCGACCCATGCGCACTTGCTCCACAGTGGCAAGGTGATGTTTTTCGGCGAGTTTGATGAGGGCACGCAGTCCCCGCGTCTCTGGGACCCCTTGGCCAACACGCTCACGCCGATTCCCGCGCCTCCCTTCAATATTTTTTGCGCGGGCCACTCCTTCCTCGAGGATGGCCGGCTGCTGATCACGGGGGGCCACGTGGACAGCCACGTGGGCGTGCCCGATGCCATCATCTTCAATCCAAAATCGGGCGCGTGGGACAACGTTCCCGACATGAATGACAAGCGCTGGTATCCCAACAACACCACGCTGGCCAACGGAGATGTGCTGGTGCTCTCCGGAGAGACCGATGGTGAGGGCTTGTTCAACGAACTGCCGCAGCGTTATGTGGCCGCGACGAACTCCTGGCAGAACCTGACCACCGCGCAGAGGAAAATTCCCTATTACCCTCACATGTTCCTGGCGCCCAACAACAAGCTCTTCTTCTCGGGGCCCTGGCGCTCCAGCCAATGGCTGGATCCCGACGGGACGGGAACCTGGTTCGAGGCCCCGTACAGTCATTTTGGGGGACGGTCCTATGGAGGACACGTCTACTTCGATGGAAAGGTGCTCGCCGTGGGCGGAGGCAATCCCCCCACGGAAACCGTGGAACTCATCGATCTCAACCTGCCGTCGCCCACCTGGGCGTACCAAACCCCCATGAGTGTGGCCCGGCGGCAGCACAACACGACGTTCCTTCCGGATGGCAAGGTCCTCGTGACGGGAGGAAGCCGTCTGGAGGGGTTCAATAACGCAGAGGGGGCGGTGCTTTTCCCCGAGGTGTGGGATCCCGAGACGAATGTCTGGAAAAAGCTGGCCAGCAACAACGCCTATCGGGGCTACCACTCGTCCTCGGTCTTGTTGCCAGACGGGCGGGTGCTGAGCGCGGGAGGGCGGAATGTGCGGACCGCGGAAGTCTTCGAGCCGCCTTATCTATTTCAGGGGCCTCGTCCGGTCATCAGCACGGCGCCAGATGAAATCAAGCCTGGAACGCCCTTCTCCGTGGGGACCCCCAGCGGGGCTCAGCTCAAGAAGGTGACCCTGATTTCCCTGGCCTCCGTGACGCATGCCTTCGACTCGAGTCAGCGGTTTCTCACGCTACCGCATGCCTTGACCCAGGAGGGGCTCACCGTGACCGCGCCAGAGAGCAACGTGGCGGCGCCGCCGGGGCCTTACATGTTGTTTTTGATCAGCAAAGAAGGTGTCCCTTCGGTGGCCAAGATGGTGATGGTCAAGAAGGTACCGCCGAGGTTCACGCGCGTTCTGGCCTTCAGCGACGTGTGGAAGTACGACGACACCAACGTTGATCGGGGCACCTCCTGGCTGTCGGCCAGCTACAATGATGCTTCGTGGAAGTCAGGGCCCGGACAGCTTGGGTATGGAGATGGGGATGAGGGGACGGTGCTCAACGCCATGGTGCCCGCCCAGCCCTCCGTCTACTTCCGCAAGAAGTTCACCCTGACCAAGCAGGTCTCCGCCGCCATGTTGGAGGTGCTCTTCGACGATGGCATCCAGGTATGGATCAACGAAGTGCCGGTCTTCTCCAGAAACATGGGAAAAGGGCTCCATTTCGCGGCGTTCGCGTCGGGCTCGACGAACAACCAATACATTCGTGAGCCATTGCCACTGGCGAGCAATCCCTTCCGGACGGGGGAAAACATCCTCACCGCCATGGTGAAGCAGGTTGGAAGCAGCTCCACCGATCTGACGTTCGCGCTGGGGTTGGAGGTGGAAACCGCCTCGTTGCCCTCCCAGGACTTGATTCAGGTGCTGTCTCCCAACGGAGGAGAGTCCTGGGCTGGAGGGAGCAGGGCCACCCTCCGATGGGCCCTCAAGAGCCCGGTTCCCAAAGTAGACCTCGCGTTCTCTTCGGACGGCGGGACGGTCTGGACCCCCATCGCCTTCGAGGTGCCCGGGGAGCAAGGCACCTATCCCTGGCGGGTGCCGAACCTCCAATCCACCCAGGTGCTCGTGCGGGTCTCCAAGACCGGAGGGGGCTCGTCGGATGTGAGCGACGCCGTATTCTCCATCGTGCGCACACAGATCCAGGAGCCCTGA
- a CDS encoding 4'-phosphopantetheinyl transferase family protein, whose translation MPTSSPALPLLKLPPDEVHVWIVEPERITEPGLLESYRALLDPGERDKQQRFYFERHRLQYLVSHALVRLTLSRYAPVAPEAWSFSANQYGRPEIRGEEKPWLRFNLSHTDGMALCAVARDVDVGADVEDTERRGETVEIADSFFAPAEVASLRALPVSGQRERFFDYWTLKEAYIKARGMGLSLPLDQFAFEVSQGLSTRISFDPRLVDEPSQWQFVRFRPSQRHAAALAVRRPSEAPLTVRFQRTVPLQDDAPAEYLSRERIQPLRLRMPGVGGG comes from the coding sequence ATGCCGACGTCCTCCCCTGCGCTGCCCTTGTTGAAGTTGCCACCAGACGAAGTCCATGTCTGGATCGTCGAGCCCGAGCGCATCACCGAGCCAGGGCTGCTGGAGTCCTACCGCGCCCTGCTGGACCCAGGGGAGCGCGACAAACAGCAGCGGTTCTACTTCGAGAGGCACCGGCTGCAGTACCTCGTCTCTCATGCGCTCGTGCGGCTCACCTTGTCGCGCTATGCGCCCGTGGCGCCCGAGGCCTGGTCCTTCTCCGCCAACCAGTACGGCCGGCCGGAGATCCGGGGTGAGGAGAAACCGTGGTTGCGTTTCAACCTCTCCCACACGGATGGGATGGCCCTCTGCGCGGTGGCCCGCGATGTGGATGTGGGAGCCGATGTGGAGGACACCGAGCGGAGAGGGGAAACGGTGGAGATCGCCGACAGCTTTTTCGCCCCCGCCGAGGTGGCCTCGCTTCGGGCACTCCCGGTGAGTGGCCAGCGCGAGCGCTTCTTTGATTATTGGACCTTGAAGGAGGCCTACATCAAGGCGCGTGGAATGGGGCTTTCCCTGCCCTTGGACCAGTTCGCCTTCGAGGTTTCGCAGGGGCTTTCCACCCGGATTTCCTTTGATCCGCGTCTGGTGGACGAGCCCTCTCAGTGGCAGTTCGTACGGTTCCGGCCCTCCCAGCGGCACGCCGCCGCGCTGGCTGTGCGCCGCCCCTCGGAGGCCCCCCTCACGGTGCGGTTTCAGCGCACCGTTCCGCTCCAGGATGATGCACCTGCGGAGTATCTCTCACGAGAGCGGATCCAGCCGCTGCGCCTCCGGATGCCCGGGGTGGGAGGAGGGTGA